A stretch of DNA from Mesorhizobium onobrychidis:
TGCGGATGCGCCGCCGCGGTGACAGGAAGGATGCCAACCGGCTCGTCGTCAGAACCTCGCTCTCGACCTTCGCCTATACGCTGCTCATTCCCAACTTGAGCGACTTCTCGAAGGAAATGGGCGGCGTCACGGTCGACGTCATCAGCACTCTGTCGGCCCCTGCTTCGGACGACAGTTTCGACGTGCTCCTCACCCGGGACCTAACAGTGAGCGAACCGGCGGATCGCTGGGATTTCTATGACGAGCACCTCGTCTGCGTCGGATCGCCAAACTGTGTCGCCGGCCGCGGGCTCGAAGCGCTGCGCACCACCCCGATGATTGCCGTCACCTCGCGGCCGGACATCTTGCCGATCTGGCTTCGCGGCATGGACCTGAAGACGTCGGATATTCTTTCGGGGGCGCGCTACGACCACCACTATCTGGCCCTCCCGGCGGTAACGACCGGCCAGACCTTGCTGGTGACACCCTATATCATCGTAGCGGACCTGATCAGGCAGTGCCTTCTGGACGTGCTTCCCGGCTCGCGGGCACCGAGCGGCATGCAATATCGGGCCTATGCGGTCGATCGCAGCGGCAACCCCGATCTCGCCCGAGCCTTCTGCCGCTGGCTCACTAGGCTCTGCCGGAAAAAGACCGAAGAGGAGAGCACCGGGAAATAAATCCTGGCCGCAATGATGCATCGCAGAACGCGATCCTTTTGGCCGCTTTTCGCGATGCCAAAACTAGCGAGCTTGGGGCGCCCCATCTAGCTCTGGGCATAACTCGCTGCTTTGAGGAAAGTCCATTGCCCTTACTCGCCAAAAGACTGCAGGCCGTCCGACCCTCCCAGACAAAGGCCATGACTGCCAAGGCGTGTGCCTTGCGCGAACAAGGTGTCGATATCGTCACGCTGAGCCAGGGCGAACCGGACTTCGACACGCCAGAGGCCGTCCAGCAAGCCGGCATTGCCGCCATTCTCAATGGCAAGACGCGATATACCCCGGTTGCTGGCGTCAAGCCGCTGCGCGAGGCGATCCGGCAGAAGCTTCTCCGCGACAACGGGCTCGATTACGACATCGATCAGATCACCGTCGGCTGCGGCGCAAAGCAGGTGGTCTTCAACGCACTTTTCGCCAGCCTCGACACCGGGGACGAGGTCATCATCCCTACGCCCTGCTGGGTTTCCTATCCCGACATGGTGCGGCTTGCCGGCGGCGAACCGGTGCTCGTTCCCTGCCCTGAGCGGCTGGGTTTCAAGCTGAAGCCACAAGATCTCGCGGCAGCTATCACGCCGCGCACCAAATGGTTGATGCTGAACTCGCCGAACAATCCGACCGGCGCGGTCTACTCCAGGGCCGATCTGGCCGCCCTGGCCGAGGTCCTACGCCGACACAGCCATGTCCACGTCCTTTCGGACGATATCTATGAAAAGCTCGTCTATGACGTGCCCTTCGCGACGATGGCCGAGGCCGCGCCGGACCTCATTGAAAGGGTGCTGACGGTCAACGGCGTATCGAAGTCCAGCGCCATGACCGGCTGGCGCCTTGGTTACGGGGCTGGTCCGAAAGAGCTCATCAAGGCGATGAACACGATCGAGGGCCAGACCTCGTCGCATACAAGTTCCATCTCGCAATATGCCACGATCGAGGCCATTGCCGGCAACCAGGATCACATCGCCGAGTTCGTGTCCGCCTTCCGAAAGCGTCGCGATCTCGTCGTGGAGCAAATCAATGAGGCCGAGGGCCTGAGCTGCCGCGTGCCGGACGGCGCGTTCTATGTTTTCGTCTCCTGCGCCGGCGTCATTGGCAAGGTGACCGCCACGGGCAAGGTGATCGAGAGCGACATGGATTTCGCCATGTATCTGCTGGAGCAGTTCGGTGTCGCCGTGGTGCCCGGCAGCGGGTTCATGGCCTCACCCTATATTCGCGTTTCCTATGCCGCATCAGAAGACGAGTTGAAGCGCGCCTGCGGCCGCATTTTCGCCGCCTGCACCGCCCTGTCCACAAGCGAGAAGACGTATGAGCAAAGCGAAGCAACTGCGTGACCGCATGGCCGAACGCGGCCTCGTCCGGATCATGGCCGCCCATAGCCCGCTTTCGGCCGTCCTGGCCGAGGAAGCCGGTTTCGACGGGATCTGGGCCTCAGGCTTCGAGCTCTCCGCCCTTTACGGTCTGCCGGACATGAGCCTCATCTCGATGACGCAGCACCTTGACATGCTGCGGGCGATCGCTGGCCGGTCGTCGCTGCCGATCGTCGCCGATATCGACACCGGCTACGGCAATGCGATCAATGTCATCCATGCCATCTCCGAATATGAACGCGCCGGCGCCTCGGCGGTTGTCATCGAGGACAAGACCTTCCCGAAGGTCACCAGCCTCGCCGCCGGCGGCCGCCAGGAACTACTTCGGGTCGAGGAGTTTCAGGGCAAGATCAACGCGGCCATCAGCACCCGCACCGACCCTAACTTCCTCGTCATCGCTCGGACAGAAGCGCTGATCGCCGGTCTCGGCGAAGAGGAGGCCCTGAAGCGCGCAGCAGCCTATGAAGCGGCCGGCGCCGACATGATCCTCATCCACTCGAAACAGAAGGCGCCGGACGAAGTTGAAAGCTTCGTGCGTGCCTGGAGCGGCAAGGCGCCGATCGTGATCGTGCCGACGGCGTATCCGGAGATGAACGAGGAACGTATCAAGGCGCTCGGCAGGATCGCGATCGTGATCTATGGCAACCACGCGATCCGCGCTTCGGTCACGGCGATGAAGGATGTCTTCGCGCGTATTCTCAAGGATCGCGGCATCCACAACGTCAACCTAGACATCGTTTCCGTCGAGGAGGTGTTCCGTCTGCAAAGGATGGATCAGGTCAAAGTCGACGAGGACCGCTTTCTGGAGTAACGGCCGACCGAACATTGTGTCTGACTCTGACCAGTGGATGAGCTGTCGCCATGACGAAGCGAGAAATTTGCCGGCTGCGGGAAGTCGTCCAAGCCGACATTGGCGCGACGAGGCCGCACGGCTGATCGCTGTCGAGGTGGAACTCATCCTGCGAGGTCAGAACGTGCCGATGACACGAGAGACCATTGGATGTGGCGGGAGACGTGCTTGTGCCAGTTTCGTGGGCGATCCGGCACAAGCCGTGCAACGACCTTCCCGCGCCGGGTGACGGCGATTTCCTCGCCCGCCTCGACCTCAACCAGCAAGGCCG
This window harbors:
- a CDS encoding LysR family transcriptional regulator — translated: MAEEKDLSLNAVRAFVQVARDKTVTRASKTLGITQSSVSRHIAVLEEYFGAKLLERRGRQSQLTDFGRLFADAVAEPLETILFTAMRMRRRGDRKDANRLVVRTSLSTFAYTLLIPNLSDFSKEMGGVTVDVISTLSAPASDDSFDVLLTRDLTVSEPADRWDFYDEHLVCVGSPNCVAGRGLEALRTTPMIAVTSRPDILPIWLRGMDLKTSDILSGARYDHHYLALPAVTTGQTLLVTPYIIVADLIRQCLLDVLPGSRAPSGMQYRAYAVDRSGNPDLARAFCRWLTRLCRKKTEEESTGK
- a CDS encoding pyridoxal phosphate-dependent aminotransferase, which codes for MTAKACALREQGVDIVTLSQGEPDFDTPEAVQQAGIAAILNGKTRYTPVAGVKPLREAIRQKLLRDNGLDYDIDQITVGCGAKQVVFNALFASLDTGDEVIIPTPCWVSYPDMVRLAGGEPVLVPCPERLGFKLKPQDLAAAITPRTKWLMLNSPNNPTGAVYSRADLAALAEVLRRHSHVHVLSDDIYEKLVYDVPFATMAEAAPDLIERVLTVNGVSKSSAMTGWRLGYGAGPKELIKAMNTIEGQTSSHTSSISQYATIEAIAGNQDHIAEFVSAFRKRRDLVVEQINEAEGLSCRVPDGAFYVFVSCAGVIGKVTATGKVIESDMDFAMYLLEQFGVAVVPGSGFMASPYIRVSYAASEDELKRACGRIFAACTALSTSEKTYEQSEATA
- a CDS encoding phosphonopyruvate hydrolase; this encodes MSKAKQLRDRMAERGLVRIMAAHSPLSAVLAEEAGFDGIWASGFELSALYGLPDMSLISMTQHLDMLRAIAGRSSLPIVADIDTGYGNAINVIHAISEYERAGASAVVIEDKTFPKVTSLAAGGRQELLRVEEFQGKINAAISTRTDPNFLVIARTEALIAGLGEEEALKRAAAYEAAGADMILIHSKQKAPDEVESFVRAWSGKAPIVIVPTAYPEMNEERIKALGRIAIVIYGNHAIRASVTAMKDVFARILKDRGIHNVNLDIVSVEEVFRLQRMDQVKVDEDRFLE
- a CDS encoding type II toxin-antitoxin system Phd/YefM family antitoxin — its product is MKNIAVVEAKSRFSALLVEVEAGEEIAVTRRGKVVARLVPDRPRNWHKHVSRHIQWSLVSSARSDLAG